A section of the Pseudomonas lini genome encodes:
- a CDS encoding sugar ABC transporter substrate-binding protein, with translation MKIIPSAFFLSAGLSSALLCQAAETVTIATVNNSDMIRMQRLSKTFEQLHPDVKLNWVVLEENVLRQRLTTDIATQGGQFDVLTIGTYETPLWGAKHWLEPMKDLPDSYDLEDIFPSVRQGLSVNDTLYALPFYGESTITYYRTDLFKDAGLSMPEHPTWTQLGEFAGKLHQPDKERYGMCLRGKAGWGENMALLTTMSNAFGARWFNEQWQPQLTGPEWTAAANFYVNTLKQYGPPGVSSNGFNETLALFNSGKCAIWVDASVAGSFITDTTQSKVADKVGFVAAPTQVTDKGSSWLYAWSLAIPATSKHKEAAKAFVTWATSKEYIQLVAEKNGITNVPPGTRMSTYSDAYLQAAPFAGVTLKMMQHADPAHPSVQPVPYVGIQYVTIPEFQAIGTSVGKLLSAALTGQMPVEQALASAQQTTEREMKRAGYPK, from the coding sequence ATGAAGATCATTCCAAGCGCGTTTTTTCTGTCCGCCGGCCTGTCCTCTGCCCTGCTCTGCCAGGCTGCCGAAACGGTGACCATCGCCACCGTGAACAACAGCGACATGATCCGCATGCAGCGGCTGTCCAAAACATTCGAACAGCTGCACCCGGACGTGAAGCTCAACTGGGTGGTACTCGAAGAGAACGTGTTGCGTCAGCGCCTGACCACTGACATTGCCACTCAGGGCGGCCAATTCGATGTGCTGACCATCGGCACCTACGAAACACCATTGTGGGGCGCCAAGCATTGGCTGGAGCCGATGAAAGATCTGCCCGACAGCTATGACCTCGAGGATATTTTCCCCTCGGTTCGTCAGGGACTGTCAGTCAACGACACGCTCTACGCCCTGCCGTTCTATGGCGAAAGCACCATCACCTATTACCGTACCGACCTGTTCAAGGACGCTGGCCTGAGCATGCCCGAGCACCCGACATGGACGCAGCTCGGCGAGTTCGCCGGCAAGCTGCACCAGCCGGATAAAGAGCGGTATGGAATGTGCCTGCGCGGCAAGGCCGGTTGGGGTGAGAACATGGCGCTGCTGACCACCATGTCCAACGCCTTTGGCGCGCGTTGGTTCAACGAGCAGTGGCAGCCGCAACTCACCGGGCCGGAATGGACCGCCGCCGCTAACTTCTACGTCAACACCCTCAAGCAGTACGGTCCGCCGGGTGTTTCGAGCAATGGCTTCAACGAGACGCTGGCCCTGTTCAACAGCGGCAAATGCGCGATCTGGGTCGATGCCAGCGTCGCCGGCTCCTTCATCACCGACACAACTCAAAGCAAGGTGGCCGATAAGGTCGGCTTCGTCGCGGCGCCTACGCAAGTGACCGATAAGGGCTCGTCCTGGCTCTATGCCTGGTCGCTGGCCATCCCTGCGACGTCCAAACACAAGGAAGCCGCCAAAGCCTTTGTGACTTGGGCGACCTCCAAGGAATACATCCAACTGGTCGCCGAGAAGAATGGCATCACCAACGTACCGCCGGGCACCCGCATGTCCACCTACAGCGACGCCTATTTGCAGGCGGCACCCTTCGCCGGTGTCACGCTGAAAATGATGCAGCACGCCGACCCTGCGCACCCGTCAGTTCAACCCGTGCCTTACGTCGGTATCCAGTACGTGACCATTCCGGAATTCCAGGCCATCGGCACGTCGGTCGGCAAGCTGCTGTCCGCGGCGCTCACCGGGCAGATGCCGGTGGAGCAGGCTCTGGCCTCGGCCCAGCAAACCACCGAACGCGAGATGAAGCGCGCGGGTTATCCCAAGTAG
- a CDS encoding L-iditol 2-dehydrogenase has translation MKRLEGKSALITGSARGIGRTFAQAYVREGATVAIADINLERAQATAAELGPNAYAVEMDVTDQQSIDGAIAAVITTAGKLDILINNAALFDLAPITEISRESYERLFSINVSGTLFTLQAAAKQMIRQGHGGKIINMASQAGRRGEALVAVYCATKAAVISLTQSAGLNLIPHKINVNAIAPGVVDGEHWDGVDALFAKYEKRPLGEKKKRAGQEVPYGRMGTADDLVGMAIFLASNESDYIVAQTYNVDGGNWMS, from the coding sequence ATGAAACGTTTGGAAGGAAAAAGCGCCCTTATTACCGGTTCTGCCAGAGGCATCGGGAGAACGTTCGCGCAAGCCTATGTCCGCGAAGGCGCTACGGTCGCGATCGCAGACATCAACCTTGAGCGTGCGCAAGCCACCGCCGCCGAACTGGGGCCGAATGCCTATGCGGTCGAGATGGACGTGACCGATCAGCAATCGATCGACGGTGCCATCGCGGCGGTCATCACCACCGCAGGCAAGCTCGATATCCTGATCAACAACGCGGCGCTGTTTGATCTCGCGCCGATTACGGAGATTTCTCGCGAGAGCTACGAACGGCTGTTCTCGATCAATGTGTCCGGCACCCTGTTCACGCTGCAGGCCGCGGCCAAGCAGATGATCCGCCAGGGCCACGGCGGCAAGATCATCAATATGGCCAGTCAGGCCGGTCGACGCGGTGAAGCGCTTGTTGCGGTGTATTGCGCGACCAAAGCGGCAGTAATCAGCCTCACGCAATCGGCCGGTCTCAATCTCATCCCCCACAAGATCAACGTGAATGCCATCGCACCGGGTGTGGTGGACGGTGAGCATTGGGATGGCGTCGATGCACTGTTCGCAAAATATGAAAAACGGCCGCTCGGGGAGAAGAAAAAGCGGGCGGGTCAGGAAGTCCCGTACGGACGCATGGGTACGGCAGACGATCTTGTCGGCATGGCGATCTTCCTGGCATCAAACGAAAGCGATTACATCGTGGCGCAGACCTACAACGTCGATGGCGGCAACTGGATGAGCTGA
- a CDS encoding helix-turn-helix domain-containing protein: MNHHVTADKPPALEVILNEPQHSFRWYEHDYPFDLARWNHHPEFEIHLIREGSGRLLAGDYIGLFEAGHVALIGPGLPHDWISDLGKGEVIAGRDVVLQFDGQMLMQLRDKVPELSELQSLFRQSAQGIEFHGVTRKKAARLLEDMGQCEGLQRLCLFLSLLQLLASAPDSERQTLASLQYAPMLDALTAQRMSIVFDYILNDLADELRMAVIAQRLDMNEPAFSKFFKRATGHTFVDLTRKLRVQRACRLLAQSSFSVADICFEVGYANLSNFNRHFRHEMQETPSQYRQRLQRVVAVSH, translated from the coding sequence ATGAACCATCACGTAACTGCAGACAAGCCGCCAGCGCTTGAAGTCATTCTGAACGAGCCCCAGCACAGCTTTCGTTGGTATGAGCATGACTATCCCTTCGACCTTGCGCGCTGGAATCATCATCCGGAATTCGAGATCCACCTGATCCGCGAAGGCAGCGGACGGCTGTTGGCTGGTGACTACATCGGCCTGTTCGAGGCCGGCCATGTCGCGCTGATCGGCCCTGGCTTGCCTCACGACTGGATCAGCGATCTTGGCAAAGGGGAGGTGATTGCCGGCCGCGATGTTGTGTTGCAATTCGATGGTCAGATGCTGATGCAACTGCGCGACAAGGTTCCTGAACTCAGCGAGTTGCAAAGCCTGTTTCGCCAGTCGGCCCAGGGCATCGAATTTCACGGCGTGACCCGCAAGAAAGCGGCCCGACTGCTGGAAGACATGGGCCAGTGCGAAGGATTGCAGCGGTTGTGCCTGTTCCTGTCGTTGCTGCAGTTGCTGGCATCGGCCCCCGACAGCGAAAGACAGACGCTCGCCAGCCTGCAATATGCGCCGATGCTCGACGCATTGACGGCCCAGCGCATGAGTATTGTCTTCGATTACATCCTCAACGACCTCGCGGATGAGTTGCGCATGGCCGTCATCGCCCAGCGCCTGGACATGAACGAACCGGCCTTCTCCAAATTCTTCAAGCGCGCCACGGGCCATACCTTCGTCGACCTGACGCGCAAGCTGCGGGTCCAGCGTGCCTGCCGTTTGCTGGCGCAAAGCAGTTTCAGCGTTGCGGATATCTGCTTTGAAGTGGGTTACGCCAACTTGTCGAATTTCAATCGGCATTTCCGTCATGAAATGCAGGAGACGCCCAGTCAGTATCGGCAGCGGTTGCAACGGGTGGTGGCGGTCAGTCATTAA
- a CDS encoding LLM class flavin-dependent oxidoreductase: MKLGAFMMPAHPRHRSIRDGHFHDLDTLEYLDRIGFEEAWIGEHYMMPSEPCPSPDILIAQALLKTKRIKLAPGAFMLPFHHPAELAHRICLLDHISEGRLMVGIGASGTNLDLEMFNIDHKSGAHREMTAESIAIMTRFWESEGPFEYRGKYWTVRRPADQMDKCSGYHLKPLQQPYPPIGVTGLSASSATLGLAGANGWIPISFCFTPQYLHTHWAAVERGALEAGRVAPSRDMWRVSRPFFVADTDKEAWRRSVGGEMGRYFREDYLPMLAGNNALGLLKHHPDVPDSDVTVEYVAQHCWIVGSAETVRQRIEDMQEQSGGFGVLHIMCFDHLDDLAATRDSYAALARIVATDFA; the protein is encoded by the coding sequence ATGAAGTTGGGAGCATTCATGATGCCGGCGCATCCGCGCCATCGATCTATTCGTGACGGTCATTTCCACGATCTGGATACGCTGGAGTACCTGGACCGCATTGGTTTTGAAGAAGCCTGGATTGGCGAGCATTACATGATGCCGTCAGAGCCATGTCCTTCACCCGATATTCTGATCGCACAAGCCTTACTCAAAACTAAACGCATCAAATTGGCTCCCGGAGCCTTCATGTTGCCTTTCCATCACCCGGCGGAACTGGCTCATCGCATCTGTTTGCTCGACCATATTTCCGAAGGCCGACTCATGGTCGGAATCGGGGCCAGTGGCACCAACCTCGATCTGGAAATGTTCAACATCGATCACAAGTCCGGTGCGCATCGCGAGATGACCGCCGAGTCGATCGCTATCATGACCCGCTTCTGGGAAAGCGAAGGTCCATTCGAGTATCGCGGCAAGTACTGGACGGTACGGCGGCCTGCCGACCAGATGGACAAATGTTCGGGTTACCACCTCAAGCCGCTCCAGCAGCCGTACCCACCGATTGGCGTGACCGGTCTTTCGGCCTCGTCAGCCACCTTGGGGCTTGCCGGTGCCAATGGCTGGATTCCCATCAGTTTTTGCTTCACTCCCCAGTACCTGCATACCCATTGGGCCGCCGTGGAACGCGGAGCCCTTGAGGCCGGACGCGTTGCGCCTTCAAGAGACATGTGGCGGGTGAGCCGCCCCTTCTTTGTCGCCGATACCGATAAAGAGGCATGGAGACGTTCGGTGGGGGGTGAGATGGGCCGCTATTTTCGCGAGGATTATCTGCCAATGCTGGCGGGCAACAACGCCTTGGGGTTGCTCAAGCATCACCCTGATGTGCCGGACAGTGATGTCACTGTCGAGTATGTCGCGCAGCATTGCTGGATCGTGGGCTCGGCTGAAACGGTCAGGCAGCGAATTGAGGACATGCAGGAGCAGTCCGGAGGCTTTGGCGTATTGCACATCATGTGCTTCGACCACCTGGATGACCTTGCGGCTACCCGAGACAGTTATGCCGCCCTGGCCCGGATAGTGGCCACCGATTTTGCCTGA